The following proteins are co-located in the Leptidea sinapis chromosome 30, ilLepSina1.1, whole genome shotgun sequence genome:
- the LOC126973881 gene encoding UDP-glycosyltransferase UGT5-like produces MYKLLIMTIIIGRISASRILAVIPTPSISHQVVFRPLVQELARRGHEVNVITPDPVFTSSKFENLTEIDVHDVSYDIWTEKYIDHHEFGAKDFVLNNVYNLLDVHLRLIEVQLLSKGVQDIINNKNIKFDLIILEAVSRPSLIFSHLYKVPVIQISSFGMMLGSGDIVGAPIHPLLYPIALSQRIYQRSFLEEIYESYKYWKVMKAYYNFEKQEHNILQRIIENDLPNYDVLRNNIEMLFLNMHPIWVDNQPIPENVITIWGIYEKPMHDLPQDLQDYLDSSKNGVIYLSFGCNAQSSKLPRDKIQMFIRVFSNLPYDILWKWETDELPGKPPNIKISKWLPQSDLLYHPSVKLFITQGGLQSTEEAINAGVPVIGIPMFADQWYNVEKYVHHKIGLRLDFKTLDKEKLKTAIDIVLNDTSYKENMVLLRDLMKDEPHRSLERAVYWTEYVLRHGGARHMRAAAANMSRAQYYEMQFILTMLSLVGASAVVVAVGIRLMWKYVMRTL; encoded by the exons atgtataaattattaataatgacaataataataGGAAGAATAAGTGcatcaagaatactggcagtaatTCCAACACCATCAATAAGTCATCAAGTGGTATTTCGCCCCTTGGTGCAGGAATTAGCTCGTCGTGGTCATGAGGTGAACGTTATTACACCCGATCCAGTGTTCACAAGTTCCAAATTTGAAAATCTAACAGAAATAGATGTACATGATGTTTCATACGACATATGGACAGAAAAGTATATTGACCATCATGAGTTCGGTGCCAAggattttgttttgaataacgttTATAATCTTTTAGACGTCCACTTAAGGCTTATTGAAGTGCAGTTATTATCAAAAGGTGTTcaagatataataaataataaaaatatcaaatttgatttgataatacTTGAAGCTGTTTCCAGACCATCTTTGATATTTTCACATTTGTATAAAGTTCCTGTAATACAAATAAGCTCGTTTGGAATGATGTTGGGCAGTGGTGATATTGTGGGAGCGCCTATACACCCTTTATTATACCCAATAGCGTTAAGTCAAAGAATATATCAGCGTTCATTTTTGGAAGAAATTTATGAATCATATAAATATTGGAAAGTCATGAAAGCCTATTATAATTTCGAAAAGCAGGAACACAATATTCTTCAGAGAATTATTGAGAATGATTTACCGAATTACGATGTACTGAGAAACAATATAGAAATGTTATTTCTCAATATGCACCCTATATGGGTAGATAACCAACCAATTCCTGAAAACGTCATTACTATATGGGGTATTTATGAAAAGCCAATGCATGATCTACCACAG GACCTACAAGATTATTTGGATTCATCTAAAAATGGGGTAATATACTTGAGTTTCGGTTGTAATGCACAGTCGTCGAAATTACCCCGAGACAAAATACAAATGTTCATACGGGTATTTTCAAACTTGCCGTATGATATCTTATGGAAATGGGAGACAGACGAATTACCAGGAAAACctccaaatattaaaatatcgaaATGGTTGCCGCAATCGGACCTTTTGT atCACCCAAGCGTAAAACTATTTATAACACAAGGAGGTCTTCAATCTACAGAAGAAGCCATCAATGCGGGGGTTCCTGTTATTGGTATTCCAATGTTTGCTGACCAATGGTATAATGTGGAGAAATATGTTCACCACAAAATTGGATTGAGACTTGATTTCAAGACTTTGGataaagaaaaactcaaaactgCAATCGATATAGTATTGAACGATACTag CTATAAAGAAAATATGGTTCTACTTCGTGACTTGATGAAGGATGAGCCGCACAGAAGCCTGGAGCGAGCGGTGTATTGGACGGAGTACGTGCTGCGTCACGGAGGAGCAAGACACATGCGGGCTGCAGCAGCCAACATGTCCAGGGCGCAGTACTACGAGATGCAGTTTATATTGACGATGTTGTCACTTGTTGGTGCATCAGCTGTTGTAGTAGCTGTTGGAATACGTCTTATGTGGAAATATGTGATGCGGACCTTATAG